One region of uncultured Methanolobus sp. genomic DNA includes:
- the ribB gene encoding 3,4-dihydroxy-2-butanone-4-phosphate synthase produces the protein MVSNADSIENYSENIQKAIKALQRGEMILLFDLEGREAETDFTIAANAVKPEDVRWMRKDAGGLICVALDSEASGELGLPFMADIVRDASQCSTALHKIVEKGGDLKYDSRSSFSIWVNHRDTRTGIPDNDRALTINKLGEIVEKTLNGEEIHFGSEFRTPGHVATLRAAKGLVHERMGQTELSIALAKISGITPAMVVCEMLDDESGRALEKGDAKQYGTDNDLVFVEGKEVVEAYDIWLKSQ, from the coding sequence ATGGTTTCAAATGCGGATTCAATTGAAAATTATAGTGAGAATATACAGAAGGCAATCAAGGCTCTCCAGAGAGGAGAAATGATCCTGCTTTTCGATCTTGAAGGCCGTGAGGCTGAAACCGACTTCACTATTGCTGCAAATGCAGTTAAACCTGAAGATGTCAGATGGATGCGTAAGGATGCAGGCGGACTCATTTGTGTTGCTCTTGACTCCGAAGCATCAGGGGAACTTGGTCTTCCATTCATGGCAGATATAGTAAGAGATGCCAGCCAGTGCAGCACAGCACTCCACAAGATCGTGGAAAAGGGAGGCGACCTAAAATACGATTCACGTTCATCTTTTTCTATATGGGTAAACCACAGAGACACCCGTACCGGAATTCCTGACAACGACAGAGCACTCACAATCAACAAGCTTGGTGAGATCGTCGAGAAAACACTCAATGGTGAAGAAATCCATTTTGGTAGTGAATTCAGGACTCCGGGTCACGTTGCAACTCTTCGTGCAGCAAAGGGACTTGTCCATGAACGCATGGGCCAGACAGAACTCTCCATTGCCCTTGCAAAGATTTCAGGTATAACTCCTGCAATGGTTGTTTGTGAGATGCTGGACGATGAAAGTGGCAGGGCTCTTGAAAAAGGAGACGCAAAGCAGTATGGTACGGATAACGACCTTGTTTTTGTAGAAGGCAAAGAAGTTGTTGAGGCTTACGATATCTGGTTGAAATCTCAATAA
- a CDS encoding winged helix-turn-helix domain-containing protein/riboflavin kinase, giving the protein MYTTKSLKKLALLGAIGKPLKISSTEFMHHISASSKTAARILKQLEDDGYISRQLVAGGQMVHLTEAGVTLLKNEYADYQQIFCKDYADLQLYGEVITGLGEGQYYIAKDGYMSQFRDKLDFKPFPGTLNVRLGDESAQLRDNIDFMEPLIIHGFNDGERSFGGVKCYPIEIEGIKSAVIIPDRTHYPADLLEIIAPLKLREALKLNDGDEVKIVVKNPQKCK; this is encoded by the coding sequence ATGTACACAACAAAGTCCCTTAAGAAACTGGCACTGCTCGGTGCGATAGGCAAGCCTTTGAAGATATCTTCAACAGAGTTCATGCACCACATATCCGCCAGTTCTAAGACCGCTGCAAGGATTCTCAAACAGCTTGAGGACGATGGTTACATTTCAAGGCAACTTGTGGCAGGTGGACAGATGGTTCACCTCACAGAAGCAGGTGTCACCCTTCTCAAAAATGAGTATGCTGACTACCAGCAGATATTCTGCAAGGACTATGCTGACCTTCAACTTTACGGAGAGGTCATAACAGGACTTGGAGAAGGACAGTACTACATTGCAAAAGACGGTTACATGTCCCAGTTCAGGGACAAACTTGATTTCAAGCCATTTCCCGGAACACTCAATGTGCGTCTGGGCGATGAGAGTGCTCAGTTACGTGACAACATAGACTTCATGGAACCTCTTATTATCCACGGTTTCAATGATGGAGAGCGCAGTTTCGGTGGCGTAAAATGCTATCCGATCGAGATTGAGGGAATAAAAAGCGCAGTCATCATACCGGACAGGACACACTATCCGGCAGACCTCCTTGAGATTATCGCACCTCTAAAACTGCGTGAGGCTCTAAAATTGAATGATGGCGACGAAGTAAAGATAGTGGTGAAAAACCCGCAAAAATGCAAGTGA
- a CDS encoding nucleotidyltransferase family protein, which translates to MNMNSAQKENQIDEYKQTIVPILIRNDVDKAGIFGSFARNEAREDSDIDILVNFKSRKSHFDLSRLEMELEKESHRRVEVITYDSISPLIRDRILKEEVKIL; encoded by the coding sequence ATGAATATGAATTCCGCTCAGAAAGAAAATCAAATCGATGAATACAAGCAGACTATCGTTCCGATACTCATTCGAAATGATGTTGATAAAGCAGGCATCTTTGGTTCGTTTGCAAGGAACGAAGCAAGAGAAGATAGTGACATCGATATTCTTGTAAATTTCAAGAGCAGAAAAAGCCATTTTGACCTTTCAAGACTTGAAATGGAGCTTGAAAAAGAATCTCACAGAAGGGTTGAAGTCATTACTTATGATTCCATTAGTCCTCTTATCCGGGATAGAATCCTGAAAGAAGAAGTGAAGATACTATGA
- a CDS encoding nucleotidyltransferase family protein has translation MPAKKDIETYRKKLHEMLPELEEEYNVSYIGLFGSYVRGEHTLESDLDVLVEFSKTPTIFSFVHLENYLSDSLGIKVDLVMKDALKPNIRKYVLNEVEAVI, from the coding sequence ATGCCAGCAAAAAAAGATATTGAAACTTACAGAAAAAAGCTCCATGAAATGCTGCCGGAGCTTGAAGAAGAATATAATGTAAGTTACATAGGACTTTTCGGTTCCTATGTACGTGGAGAGCACACTCTGGAAAGTGACCTTGATGTGCTGGTGGAGTTTAGCAAGACTCCAACTATTTTCAGTTTTGTTCATCTTGAGAACTATCTTTCAGATTCTCTTGGAATCAAGGTCGACCTTGTAATGAAAGATGCACTAAAGCCGAATATCAGGAAGTATGTACTGAACGAAGTTGAAGCTGTTATTTAA
- a CDS encoding DUF2254 family protein, translating into MNWDNFKKELPVWRKRIWAYSKILIVIAIFAFILWRIPFTHILWTNNAYTHYNATQLSNMGFYDNERYLLSALVQSLAATIALVITLSLVAVQLAAQSYSARVIDVYKRNPDMWILLCIYIFTIFYGLGLTKIVGLGILGNYMEGAIFVAYFMGFFAFVCLVPYMLKTLDLLKPSTVITLLAEEINKKNVLEALKDNKIGMNIEDNDPVQPIIDMINVALNKNDRETLKNGLVAIKIATNKILVNNILDKYEENDISKFIINHLENVGIQAVKEEKDKSTNLVIEALKEIGIESADQKYENATTNSIKSIRVITNKELKVDIKEEKIIFVVLILKELGEKAAIKNLDTAVKNVISIYEEIKKRRDLKYHQDIAKEIIINLGHIGTITAQKMKEFTTFKIITILGSNNDIIMKNLYIVKELIQCLYNIGIISATNDFESTKNVVEELRKIGIHIANKGILQLEWEIAEKENIEAIAEIGIIWINTHKDEIDEVSYYVVETLGAIGEEITKNEPNTCKRCAIIKLRKIGIKALANRIPYEITNKSTSSIGNIALLCIKKNGGAIFEAITSLEDIGIVSIKETNVARKALKCLEEIGKAELNYERSINEIIENKTINAIMKIGQSAIAENNKILIKETTNSLKNINIEAKNSGKEENITKLIEEALNDLEILYKTRKKS; encoded by the coding sequence ATGAACTGGGATAATTTCAAAAAAGAATTACCTGTATGGAGAAAAAGAATATGGGCATACAGCAAAATACTCATCGTAATTGCAATCTTTGCATTTATACTCTGGAGAATTCCCTTTACTCACATCCTCTGGACTAATAATGCCTACACCCATTACAATGCCACCCAACTAAGCAACATGGGTTTCTACGACAACGAGCGCTATCTCCTCAGCGCCCTCGTCCAGAGTCTGGCAGCCACCATCGCTCTAGTTATCACACTCAGTCTTGTAGCCGTACAACTCGCAGCCCAATCCTATTCTGCAAGGGTCATTGATGTCTACAAACGGAACCCCGATATGTGGATACTTCTCTGCATCTACATTTTTACAATATTCTACGGACTTGGGTTGACTAAGATTGTTGGACTTGGCATTTTAGGAAACTACATGGAGGGCGCCATTTTTGTGGCTTACTTTATGGGGTTCTTTGCTTTTGTTTGTCTGGTACCGTATATGTTGAAGACTTTGGATTTGCTGAAGCCTTCAACTGTGATTACGTTGCTGGCGGAGGAGATTAACAAAAAGAATGTGTTGGAAGCTTTAAAAGATAATAAAATTGGTATGAATATAGAAGACAATGATCCAGTTCAACCAATAATTGATATGATAAATGTTGCACTTAATAAAAATGATAGAGAGACTTTAAAAAATGGACTCGTTGCCATAAAAATAGCTACTAACAAAATATTAGTAAATAATATTTTAGATAAATATGAAGAAAATGATATTTCAAAATTTATCATCAATCACCTTGAAAACGTAGGAATACAAGCAGTAAAGGAAGAGAAGGACAAGTCCACAAATCTCGTTATTGAAGCATTAAAAGAAATTGGAATAGAATCTGCTGACCAAAAATATGAAAATGCAACTACAAATTCAATAAAGTCGATAAGAGTAATTACAAACAAAGAACTAAAAGTTGATATCAAAGAAGAAAAAATTATTTTTGTGGTTCTAATTCTCAAAGAATTAGGGGAAAAAGCTGCAATCAAAAACCTAGATACAGCTGTAAAAAACGTGATTTCAATATACGAAGAAATTAAAAAAAGAAGGGATCTAAAATATCACCAAGATATTGCAAAAGAAATAATAATAAATCTTGGACATATTGGGACAATTACTGCTCAAAAAATGAAGGAGTTTACAACTTTTAAAATTATAACCATTCTTGGTTCAAATAATGATATTATTATGAAGAACTTATATATTGTTAAAGAACTTATTCAGTGTTTATATAATATAGGAATAATCTCAGCCACCAACGATTTTGAATCTACGAAAAATGTAGTTGAGGAGCTTAGAAAGATAGGAATCCACATTGCGAATAAAGGGATACTACAATTAGAGTGGGAAATTGCTGAAAAAGAAAACATAGAAGCAATTGCAGAAATCGGCATAATATGGATTAATACACACAAAGATGAAATTGATGAAGTTTCATATTATGTAGTAGAAACATTGGGTGCAATAGGCGAAGAAATCACAAAAAATGAACCAAATACTTGTAAAAGATGCGCAATAATCAAGCTGAGGAAAATTGGGATCAAAGCTTTAGCAAATAGAATACCTTATGAAATAACAAACAAGTCAACATCCTCTATTGGTAATATTGCATTATTGTGCATTAAAAAAAATGGTGGAGCTATTTTCGAAGCAATAACATCTCTTGAAGATATTGGAATTGTTTCAATTAAAGAAACAAATGTAGCTCGAAAAGCATTAAAATGCCTTGAAGAAATTGGAAAAGCAGAGCTAAACTATGAAAGAAGTATCAACGAAATAATTGAAAATAAAACAATAAATGCAATTATGAAAATAGGCCAATCTGCAATTGCAGAAAATAATAAGATATTGATAAAAGAGACAACAAATAGTCTCAAAAACATAAATATTGAAGCAAAAAATAGTGGAAAAGAAGAAAATATAACAAAACTCATAGAGGAAGCGCTAAATGATCTTGAGATTTTGTATAAAACAAGAAAAAAATCATGA
- a CDS encoding ATP-binding protein, protein MDKEKLKILLKEQNDHIKKVDDLVKRELLNEIKSRDSDLITIVAGLRRVGKSTLMNEIRKDHLHESYFVNFDDERFFDFTIEDFQTLQELLIELYGERNVYFFDEIQNIRGWERFVRRLHDNGKKVYVTGSNASMLSREMGTHLTGRHLSYSLYPYSFKEFLRFKKHELPIPEVLTTVEKSKLKQHFNEYIEAGGIPEFVKNRDELYVKTLYENIIYRDIIARYNLKDEKALKTTAYFAASNIAKEISYNNVRKLTGLSSATTIKEYFEYLENSYLAYLLPRFSTSLKTQVYSNKKVYFIDTAIAKILGFRTSEDYGRILENMVFMELKRRNLEIYYHREKKECDFVIRNGYNITEVIQVTKNLENPDTRKREIEGLFDALKTYSLSEGLILTDDTEDSIEIDGKQITVKPVWKWMLE, encoded by the coding sequence ATGGACAAAGAGAAACTAAAAATCCTGCTGAAAGAGCAGAATGACCATATCAAAAAAGTCGATGATCTGGTCAAAAGAGAACTGCTGAATGAAATAAAGAGCAGGGATTCAGACCTTATCACAATAGTTGCAGGGCTTCGGAGAGTTGGGAAATCAACGCTTATGAACGAGATAAGAAAAGATCATCTTCATGAAAGCTATTTTGTGAACTTTGATGATGAGAGGTTCTTTGATTTTACAATAGAAGACTTTCAGACCTTGCAGGAACTGCTCATCGAGCTGTATGGTGAAAGGAACGTCTACTTTTTTGATGAGATACAGAACATTCGTGGTTGGGAGAGATTTGTCAGAAGGCTTCATGATAATGGAAAGAAAGTGTATGTCACCGGTTCCAATGCAAGTATGCTGAGTCGGGAGATGGGAACACACCTCACCGGCAGGCATCTCAGTTATTCATTGTATCCGTATTCATTCAAGGAATTCCTTCGTTTTAAAAAACACGAGCTACCAATCCCGGAAGTGCTTACTACTGTGGAGAAAAGCAAACTTAAACAACACTTCAATGAATATATTGAAGCCGGAGGAATACCGGAATTTGTGAAGAACCGGGATGAGCTTTATGTCAAAACACTGTATGAGAACATAATCTACAGGGACATAATAGCACGATACAACCTCAAAGATGAAAAGGCACTCAAAACAACAGCCTACTTTGCAGCATCCAACATCGCAAAGGAGATAAGTTACAATAATGTTAGGAAGCTGACAGGACTTTCCAGCGCAACTACAATCAAAGAATACTTTGAGTACCTTGAGAACAGTTATCTTGCATATCTTTTACCTCGGTTTTCCACATCCCTCAAAACACAGGTATATTCCAACAAGAAAGTGTATTTCATAGACACAGCCATCGCCAAGATACTGGGTTTCAGGACATCAGAGGATTATGGAAGAATCCTTGAGAATATGGTGTTCATGGAACTAAAAAGAAGGAATCTTGAAATATATTATCACAGGGAAAAGAAAGAATGTGACTTTGTAATTCGGAATGGTTACAACATAACAGAAGTAATTCAGGTCACAAAGAACCTTGAAAATCCAGATACAAGAAAAAGAGAAATCGAAGGGTTGTTTGACGCTCTGAAAACCTACAGCCTGAGTGAAGGTCTTATTCTCACAGATGATACCGAAGACAGTATCGAGATTGATGGTAAGCAGATAACTGTAAAACCTGTCTGGAAATGGATGCTTGAATGA
- a CDS encoding fibrillarin-like rRNA/tRNA 2'-O-methyltransferase, translated as MPVRELSSGIYELDIDDRKMLVTRNMIPGTSVYGERLITEDDTEYRQWDPRRSKLGAMVLKNFDIPLESDSIVLYLGAASGTTVSHVSDILTDGLVYAVEFSPRTMRDLIQLCDQRPNIIPILADANKPQSYAHIVEKADVIFQDVAQPNQAEIAAINSKYFLEEHGHLMLSIKSRSIDTVASPKKIFKEEVRKLESGFDIEFEVLERKELDPFHEDHLGLVAQMFVDDGE; from the coding sequence ATGCCGGTAAGAGAATTATCCAGTGGAATCTATGAACTGGATATTGATGACAGGAAGATGCTTGTAACAAGGAATATGATTCCGGGCACTAGTGTCTACGGCGAGCGCCTCATTACTGAGGACGATACAGAATACCGCCAGTGGGACCCCCGCAGAAGCAAGCTCGGAGCCATGGTGCTCAAGAACTTCGATATTCCTCTTGAATCCGATTCCATAGTACTCTATCTAGGCGCAGCCTCGGGAACAACAGTGAGCCACGTTTCTGACATACTAACAGATGGACTTGTCTACGCAGTTGAGTTCTCCCCACGCACCATGCGTGACCTTATCCAGCTCTGCGACCAGCGTCCAAACATAATTCCAATTCTTGCAGATGCCAATAAACCACAATCCTACGCTCACATCGTGGAAAAAGCGGATGTCATTTTCCAGGACGTTGCCCAGCCCAACCAGGCTGAGATTGCAGCAATCAATTCAAAATACTTCTTGGAAGAACATGGTCACCTGATGCTTTCCATCAAGTCAAGGAGCATCGACACCGTAGCCAGCCCGAAAAAGATATTCAAGGAAGAGGTCCGCAAACTTGAAAGTGGCTTTGACATTGAGTTCGAGGTGCTGGAAAGAAAAGAGCTTGACCCTTTCCACGAGGATCATCTGGGTCTGGTGGCGCAGATGTTTGTGGATGATGGGGAATGA
- a CDS encoding rRNA biogenesis protein — translation MAAIEFTAWFGKLKLDANGEIDDCELFDRDPEKLADFVVELQDNSKDNPQSVPLQRADLRDAALECGFVELDEDYDILLRDVCIRAAKSQISQTDTDDSRIIQAVEALDDVDKNVNELSERLFEWYGRYFPELEMTGEELANFVSAYGSRTNVPEEHEMSEKASQSMGAELLFTDEELLKTFANNICSLYDTRRYIENYINTSMGSVAPNLCEIAGASLGARLMSMAGSLEKLATFPSSTVQVIGANRALFKHLRSRAPSPKHGIIFNNPVIKNAPWWQRGKLARALAAKISLAARTDFYSGELDPSIKDALDKKLEHIRQVNPNPPERKPEAKPQGKGGKRRSRGRKKNKKSGGSN, via the coding sequence ATGGCAGCTATAGAGTTCACTGCATGGTTTGGAAAACTCAAATTGGATGCAAACGGTGAGATTGATGATTGCGAACTTTTTGATAGGGACCCTGAAAAGCTTGCAGATTTTGTTGTAGAGTTGCAGGATAATTCAAAGGATAATCCACAGTCTGTTCCATTACAGAGGGCTGATCTGAGAGATGCGGCACTTGAATGTGGTTTTGTTGAACTTGACGAGGATTATGATATTCTTCTCCGTGATGTTTGTATCAGGGCTGCAAAGAGCCAGATTTCACAGACCGATACTGACGATTCAAGAATTATCCAGGCAGTTGAGGCGCTGGATGATGTTGACAAAAATGTAAATGAACTGAGCGAGCGCCTGTTTGAGTGGTACGGAAGGTATTTCCCGGAACTGGAAATGACGGGTGAGGAGCTTGCAAACTTTGTTTCAGCTTATGGTTCAAGGACAAATGTTCCTGAGGAACATGAAATGTCAGAGAAGGCATCACAATCAATGGGTGCTGAACTCTTGTTTACAGATGAGGAGCTTTTGAAAACTTTTGCAAACAACATCTGCAGCCTGTATGATACACGCAGGTATATTGAGAATTACATTAATACGAGCATGGGCTCAGTGGCACCGAACCTTTGCGAGATTGCAGGTGCTTCACTTGGTGCCCGTCTTATGAGCATGGCAGGAAGCCTTGAGAAGCTGGCAACTTTCCCGTCCAGCACAGTTCAGGTTATCGGTGCTAACAGGGCGCTTTTCAAGCATCTTCGCTCCCGGGCACCGTCTCCAAAACATGGAATTATCTTTAACAATCCAGTTATCAAGAATGCGCCCTGGTGGCAGAGAGGAAAACTTGCAAGGGCACTTGCAGCTAAGATCAGCCTTGCTGCAAGGACTGATTTTTATTCAGGCGAACTTGATCCGTCCATCAAGGATGCTCTTGATAAGAAACTGGAACACATAAGGCAGGTTAACCCGAATCCTCCTGAGAGGAAGCCGGAAGCAAAACCACAAGGTAAAGGTGGAAAACGCAGAAGCAGAGGGCGAAAGAAGAACAAAAAGTCAGGAGGTAGTAACTGA
- a CDS encoding beta-ribofuranosylaminobenzene 5'-phosphate synthase yields MIIIKSPSRLHLTLIDMNAQLGRVDGGAGISLASPHVVISAEESDTIEVIGDSFLAERMINAVKQVLPEEEGISLKIEEDMLAHVGFGSGTQAALSAAAAVNELYGLGKSVRELAIAVGRGGTSGIGVASFEMGGFIVDGGHRFSDKGSFSPSSASRADPAPVLFRHDFPDWNIVLALPETTGAHDAKEVNIFQKECPLPVGEVQELSHVILMKMMPAIMEQDIEAFGYCINHIQNIGFKQREVSLQHQVVRDVMALMQDNGAYGAGMSSFGPAVYGIVKNPEDAAYLQEDVQELLDRTIGGKVLVTKANNTGAEIRRV; encoded by the coding sequence ATGATTATCATTAAATCCCCATCAAGGCTTCATCTGACTCTTATTGATATGAATGCGCAACTTGGCAGAGTGGATGGAGGTGCAGGAATTTCGTTAGCCTCTCCGCATGTTGTCATCTCTGCAGAGGAATCAGATACAATTGAAGTTATAGGGGATTCATTCCTTGCTGAAAGGATGATCAATGCCGTAAAACAGGTCCTTCCTGAGGAAGAAGGTATAAGTCTTAAAATTGAAGAAGACATGCTGGCTCACGTTGGTTTTGGCTCAGGCACACAGGCAGCGCTCTCTGCTGCTGCGGCTGTGAATGAATTGTATGGTCTTGGAAAAAGCGTAAGGGAACTTGCAATTGCAGTTGGACGCGGTGGAACATCCGGTATTGGTGTCGCATCGTTTGAGATGGGTGGCTTCATAGTTGACGGAGGTCACAGGTTCAGTGACAAAGGTTCATTTTCGCCATCTTCTGCAAGCAGGGCAGACCCGGCTCCAGTGCTTTTCAGGCATGATTTCCCGGACTGGAATATAGTTCTTGCACTTCCTGAAACCACTGGAGCACACGATGCTAAAGAGGTTAATATCTTCCAGAAAGAGTGTCCACTTCCTGTAGGCGAGGTGCAGGAGCTCTCCCATGTCATTCTCATGAAAATGATGCCCGCTATCATGGAGCAGGACATCGAAGCTTTTGGTTATTGCATTAATCATATACAGAACATTGGTTTCAAACAGCGTGAGGTATCTCTCCAGCATCAGGTTGTGAGGGATGTCATGGCCCTTATGCAGGACAATGGCGCCTACGGTGCAGGCATGAGTTCATTTGGACCGGCAGTTTATGGAATCGTTAAGAACCCGGAAGATGCTGCATATCTACAGGAAGATGTGCAGGAACTTCTTGACAGGACAATAGGTGGCAAGGTTTTGGTTACCAAAGCAAACAACACCGGTGCAGAGATCAGGAGGGTCTGA
- a CDS encoding DUF2953 domain-containing protein encodes MLSILTVILLLIVFLVLLVLFAAIDIAFDVKGSDASIEHSVIVHWLLFSKNVSPGLEKEAGDENSDGDFPEEFKDAEKVVTEKVKEHFQESDKQEKGDRKKSIDMSYSEIIQAFRQLKVPVIRFVKGVVRAIKIPYARINAVYGFPDPSYTGIVCGYSHALMAYMGCNFENLKMSLEPDFVDSRIEFDMSGKFRIRLYRFIPVILMFVLNRNVLRFSWNFLIKKKSRKSSVNL; translated from the coding sequence ATGCTATCGATTCTAACGGTAATACTGCTTCTCATTGTTTTTTTAGTTCTCTTAGTCCTGTTTGCTGCAATAGATATTGCTTTTGATGTGAAGGGTTCCGATGCTTCAATTGAACATAGTGTTATTGTTCACTGGTTATTGTTTTCCAAAAATGTGAGTCCTGGGCTGGAAAAAGAGGCCGGGGATGAGAATTCGGATGGTGATTTTCCGGAAGAGTTCAAAGATGCTGAAAAGGTAGTTACAGAAAAAGTAAAGGAACACTTTCAGGAATCTGATAAACAGGAAAAGGGCGATAGAAAAAAGTCAATTGATATGAGCTATTCTGAAATTATACAGGCTTTCAGGCAGCTGAAAGTCCCGGTTATCAGGTTTGTCAAGGGGGTGGTTCGCGCTATCAAAATTCCTTATGCCAGAATAAATGCGGTGTACGGATTTCCCGATCCATCCTATACAGGCATTGTGTGTGGTTATTCCCATGCGTTGATGGCTTATATGGGATGCAACTTTGAGAATCTTAAAATGAGTCTTGAGCCTGATTTTGTAGATAGCAGGATCGAATTTGATATGTCCGGGAAGTTCCGTATAAGATTGTATCGCTTTATTCCTGTAATCCTGATGTTTGTCCTTAACCGGAATGTATTACGATTTTCGTGGAATTTTCTGATAAAAAAGAAATCCCGAAAATCAAGTGTTAATCTTTAA
- a CDS encoding spore germination protein GerW family protein → MALEDLMKEVSSELERLVSTKTVVGEAMVVGETTIIPVTKVSFGFGTGGGEGKKKGEEEGFGGGGGAGAKIEPVAFIVTSPEGTKLMTLSGQTDFGKILESVPGLIEKVKAMKKSKKDDSCEGDEPCEGSQEPPED, encoded by the coding sequence ATGGCATTAGAAGATCTAATGAAAGAAGTATCCAGCGAACTTGAAAGACTTGTGAGCACAAAGACTGTTGTCGGGGAGGCTATGGTTGTAGGTGAAACTACCATTATTCCCGTTACTAAGGTTTCATTTGGATTTGGAACTGGTGGCGGCGAAGGTAAGAAAAAGGGGGAAGAAGAAGGCTTTGGCGGCGGTGGCGGTGCTGGTGCTAAGATAGAGCCTGTTGCATTTATCGTGACCTCTCCGGAAGGCACAAAGCTCATGACCCTTTCAGGACAGACGGATTTTGGTAAGATACTTGAATCTGTCCCGGGGCTTATTGAGAAGGTCAAGGCAATGAAGAAGTCAAAGAAAGATGACAGCTGTGAAGGCGACGAACCTTGTGAGGGTTCGCAAGAGCCTCCTGAAGACTGA